In a genomic window of bacterium:
- a CDS encoding fatty acid desaturase has translation MATATAASTHPTPLLETARVWIAHLLCFVLPVACLLYLATGPWSGFGAAAWLLVLAGSVLVDMKSPAEHRQPAATLPGWPFDSVLWVLSAMHFVILGWFVWRVSVHGFWTLDTFVGLTLIGVNAGYSGIVVAHELLHRPQGHFFFLGRLLMGSVLYEHFATEHIRGHHSRVATADDPATARFGETYARFLYRTLPAQFRSAWRIEKKRLGDEHMRWTDPRMLRHRVLQGLVAEWAVAVGIWIALGIGAFFAYFLVASIAIRLLEAVNYFEHWGLARRGKRVTPIDSWDTDSRFTLYTLVGLSRHADHHAFASRPYQQLRFWEESPKLPYGYFGTVVFLLVRNRRFREVMTRELERRRLGPFADADAA, from the coding sequence ATGGCGACCGCGACCGCCGCATCCACCCACCCCACCCCCCTTCTCGAGACCGCGCGGGTCTGGATCGCCCACCTGCTGTGCTTCGTGCTGCCGGTCGCCTGCCTCCTCTACCTCGCCACCGGGCCGTGGAGCGGCTTCGGTGCGGCGGCGTGGCTGCTCGTCCTCGCCGGCTCGGTCCTGGTCGACATGAAGAGCCCGGCGGAGCACCGGCAGCCGGCCGCCACCCTCCCCGGCTGGCCGTTCGACTCGGTGCTCTGGGTCCTCTCCGCGATGCACTTCGTGATCCTCGGGTGGTTCGTGTGGCGCGTCTCGGTGCACGGCTTCTGGACGCTCGATACCTTCGTCGGGCTCACCCTGATCGGCGTCAACGCGGGCTACTCCGGGATCGTCGTCGCGCACGAGCTGCTGCACCGGCCGCAGGGGCACTTCTTCTTCCTGGGACGGCTGCTCATGGGCAGCGTGCTGTACGAGCACTTCGCCACCGAGCACATCCGCGGCCACCACTCGCGCGTCGCGACCGCCGACGATCCGGCGACCGCCCGCTTCGGCGAAACCTACGCCCGCTTCCTGTACCGTACCCTGCCGGCGCAGTTCCGCAGCGCGTGGCGCATCGAGAAGAAGCGGCTCGGCGACGAGCACATGCGCTGGACCGATCCGCGCATGCTGCGCCATCGCGTGCTCCAGGGTCTGGTCGCCGAGTGGGCCGTCGCCGTCGGGATCTGGATCGCGCTCGGCATCGGCGCGTTCTTCGCCTACTTCCTCGTCGCCTCGATCGCCATCCGCCTGCTCGAGGCCGTCAACTACTTCGAGCACTGGGGGCTCGCCCGCCGCGGCAAGCGCGTGACGCCGATCGACTCGTGGGACACCGACTCGCGCTTCACGCTCTACACGCTCGTCGGGCTGTCGCGGCACGCCGACCACCACGCCTTCGCGTCGCGGCCCTACCAGCAGCTGCGCTTCTGGGAGGAGAGCCCGAAGCTGCCGTACGGCTACTTCGGCACGGTCGTGTTCCTGCTCGTCCGCAACCGCCGCTTCCGCGAGGTCATGACGCGCGAGCTCGAGCGCCGTCGCCTCGGCCCCTTCGCGGACGCCGACGCCGCCTGA
- a CDS encoding TetR family transcriptional regulator — protein MSSSGRAQAKQETRDALIQAGLAAFAAEGLDAPSLDAICARAGFTRGAFYVHFKDRDDFLVAVMEHVLGGFLDAVIATGDEANDLGHTLDRFTGALASAARPTGGRGRAASPLLGPVQLFRLIEAAARSPAIRGRLVAIIDEAIGRVEGAARSGQTRGTVRHDVEPRVGAQLLVVAALGLMGAIELGVPLDLPALRGAVARLLGASEGEA, from the coding sequence ATGTCGTCAAGCGGGCGCGCCCAGGCCAAGCAGGAGACGCGCGACGCGCTGATCCAGGCAGGCCTCGCCGCCTTCGCGGCAGAGGGGCTCGACGCGCCCAGCCTGGACGCGATCTGCGCCCGCGCCGGCTTCACCCGCGGCGCGTTCTACGTCCACTTCAAGGATCGCGACGATTTCCTCGTGGCGGTGATGGAGCACGTCCTGGGCGGCTTCCTCGACGCCGTGATCGCGACCGGCGACGAGGCGAACGACCTGGGCCACACCCTCGACCGTTTCACCGGCGCGCTCGCGAGCGCTGCCCGGCCGACGGGCGGCCGCGGCCGCGCGGCGAGCCCGCTTCTCGGGCCGGTGCAGCTCTTCCGCCTGATCGAGGCGGCGGCCCGCTCGCCCGCGATCCGCGGGCGCCTCGTCGCCATCATCGACGAGGCGATCGGGCGCGTGGAGGGCGCGGCCCGCAGCGGCCAGACGCGCGGGACGGTGCGGCACGACGTCGAGCCGCGGGTGGGCGCACAGCTCCTCGTCGTCGCGGCGCTGGGGCTCATGGGCGCGATCGAGCTCGGCGTCCCGCTCGACCTGCCGGCGCTGCGCGGCGCGGTGGCGCGTCTCCTCGGTGCGAGCGAGGGCGAGGCGTGA
- a CDS encoding NUDIX domain-containing protein has translation MAAGDRPLSAHDPGSELVDVVDDDGRVVGVVTRREMRARRLPHRSTYILVFDAAGRLFVHLRTPTKDVYPAHWDVCVGGVLGAGEAFDAGAARELREELGVDAPLEALFPFRWADAASVVHGRVYAARHDGPFRLQPEEIVRGEFLVLDAVAARAAVAPFCPDGLAVLDAYRRR, from the coding sequence GTGGCTGCCGGAGACCGACCGCTGAGCGCCCACGACCCGGGCAGCGAGCTCGTCGACGTGGTCGACGACGACGGCCGCGTGGTCGGCGTCGTCACGCGGCGCGAGATGCGCGCGCGCCGCCTGCCCCACCGCAGCACGTACATCCTCGTCTTCGACGCCGCCGGCCGGCTCTTCGTCCACCTGCGCACGCCGACGAAGGACGTCTACCCGGCGCACTGGGACGTCTGCGTCGGCGGCGTGCTCGGTGCGGGCGAGGCCTTCGACGCCGGCGCTGCGCGCGAGCTGCGCGAGGAGCTGGGCGTGGACGCGCCGCTCGAGGCGCTGTTCCCGTTCCGCTGGGCAGACGCCGCGAGCGTCGTCCACGGCCGGGTGTACGCCGCCCGGCACGACGGGCCGTTCCGTCTCCAGCCGGAAGAGATCGTGCGCGGCGAGTTCCTGGTGCTGGACGCGGTCGCGGCGCGCGCCGCGGTCGCGCCGTTCTGTCCCGACGGGCTCGCGGTGCTGGACGCCTACCGGCGGCGATAG
- a CDS encoding molybdenum cofactor guanylyltransferase produces the protein MTAPGADTAGVLLAGGRATRMGGRDKAFADVDGEPIALRTIRLFRTLFPQVLVSTQRPERFRDLGVETVADVFPGCGPLAGIHAAMRASRHARVFVVACDMPGLTAEPIRYLLARPGDADAVVPRWEDDIEPLHAVYAVRTLPIVERCLASGRHALREFLPLVHVDWVSEVALRAVEGGARALLNLNTPEELAAVGGWLPETDR, from the coding sequence ATGACCGCGCCCGGCGCCGACACGGCCGGCGTCCTCCTGGCGGGTGGCCGTGCGACGCGCATGGGTGGCCGCGACAAGGCCTTCGCCGACGTCGACGGGGAGCCGATCGCGCTGCGCACCATCCGCCTGTTCCGCACGCTCTTCCCGCAGGTGCTCGTCTCGACGCAGCGGCCCGAGCGCTTCCGCGACCTGGGCGTCGAGACCGTCGCCGACGTCTTTCCCGGCTGCGGCCCGCTCGCCGGCATCCACGCCGCGATGCGGGCGAGCCGCCATGCGCGCGTCTTCGTCGTCGCCTGCGACATGCCCGGCCTCACCGCCGAGCCGATCCGCTATCTCCTCGCGCGCCCCGGCGATGCCGACGCCGTCGTCCCGCGCTGGGAGGACGACATCGAGCCGCTGCACGCCGTGTACGCCGTGCGCACGCTGCCGATCGTCGAGCGCTGCCTCGCGAGCGGGCGTCACGCGCTGCGCGAGTTCCTGCCGCTCGTGCACGTCGACTGGGTGAGCGAGGTGGCGCTGCGCGCGGTCGAGGGCGGCGCCCGCGCGCTGCTCAACCTCAACACGCCCGAGGAGCTGGCCGCGGTCGGCGGGTGGCTGCCGGAGACCGACCGCTGA
- a CDS encoding Zn-ribbon domain-containing OB-fold protein — MADYAGPLPTPTPETRPFWEAAKRHELMLPRCRQCGPVFFYPRATCPRCLGADLEWTAVSGRGTLHTFTIVHRGARNFPLPSPYVMAIVELDEGPRMMTNLVGVTPDPAALEIGMPVEVTWADVTPEVTLPHFRPAGAAQ; from the coding sequence ATGGCCGACTACGCCGGACCCCTTCCGACGCCCACACCCGAGACGCGTCCCTTCTGGGAGGCGGCGAAACGGCACGAGCTGATGCTCCCGCGCTGCCGGCAGTGCGGGCCCGTCTTCTTCTATCCGCGCGCCACGTGCCCGCGGTGCCTCGGGGCCGACCTCGAGTGGACCGCCGTCAGCGGGCGCGGCACGCTGCACACGTTCACGATCGTCCATCGCGGCGCGCGCAACTTCCCGCTGCCGTCGCCCTACGTGATGGCGATCGTCGAGCTCGACGAGGGCCCGCGCATGATGACGAACCTCGTCGGCGTGACGCCCGACCCGGCCGCGCTCGAGATCGGCATGCCGGTGGAGGTCACCTGGGCCGACGTCACGCCCGAGGTCACGCTGCCGCACTTCCGGCCCGCCGGAGCCGCGCAGTGA
- a CDS encoding thiolase, producing MRGKVAIVGAAEADEHGKLPHKSAFQLHAEAARNALADAGLTVRDVDAVFSAGLWMGSETAEYLGIRPRWIDGTQIGGCSFIAHVQHATAAIAAGLVDVALITHGESGASRVGMPGTRFGADAFRVQFEHPFGLAGPPTGYALAAARHRHVYGSTSEQLATLAVSTRKWAQLNPRAIMRDPLTVDDVLASRLIAWPLHLLDCCLVTDAGGAVVLTSAARARDLPKRPVYVLGTGEASTHVMVSQMPDFAFWDAAKMASEQAFAMAGVTHADIDVAEFYDAFTIVPVMGLEATGFCKPGEGGAFVGDGRTAPGGSFPMNTNGGGLSYTHSGMYGMFTLVEAARQLRGECDARQVAGAKTAICHGLGGMFSASATLICGTEIP from the coding sequence CTGCGCGGCAAGGTCGCCATCGTCGGCGCCGCCGAGGCCGACGAGCACGGCAAGCTGCCGCACAAGTCGGCCTTCCAGCTCCACGCCGAGGCCGCGCGCAACGCGCTCGCCGACGCCGGCCTGACGGTCCGCGACGTCGACGCGGTCTTCAGCGCCGGGCTCTGGATGGGCTCGGAGACGGCGGAGTACCTGGGCATCCGCCCGCGTTGGATCGACGGCACGCAGATCGGCGGCTGCTCGTTCATCGCCCATGTCCAGCACGCGACGGCGGCGATCGCGGCGGGGCTGGTCGACGTGGCGCTCATCACCCACGGCGAGAGCGGCGCTTCCCGCGTCGGCATGCCCGGGACGCGCTTCGGCGCCGACGCGTTCCGCGTCCAGTTCGAGCATCCCTTCGGGCTCGCCGGCCCGCCGACCGGCTACGCGCTCGCGGCGGCGCGCCATCGCCACGTCTACGGCAGCACGAGCGAGCAGCTCGCGACGCTCGCCGTCTCGACGCGGAAGTGGGCGCAGCTGAACCCGCGCGCGATCATGCGCGACCCGCTGACCGTCGACGACGTGCTGGCGTCGCGCCTGATCGCCTGGCCGCTGCATCTCCTCGACTGCTGCCTCGTCACCGACGCCGGCGGCGCCGTCGTGCTGACGTCGGCGGCGCGCGCGCGCGATCTGCCGAAGCGGCCGGTCTACGTGCTCGGCACCGGCGAGGCGTCCACCCACGTCATGGTGAGCCAGATGCCGGACTTCGCGTTCTGGGACGCGGCGAAGATGGCGAGCGAGCAGGCCTTCGCGATGGCGGGCGTCACGCACGCCGACATCGACGTCGCCGAGTTCTACGACGCCTTCACGATCGTGCCGGTCATGGGCCTCGAGGCGACGGGCTTCTGCAAGCCGGGCGAAGGCGGAGCGTTCGTCGGCGACGGCCGCACGGCGCCGGGCGGATCGTTCCCGATGAACACGAACGGCGGCGGGCTCTCGTACACGCACTCGGGCATGTACGGCATGTTCACGCTCGTCGAGGCGGCGCGCCAGCTGCGCGGCGAGTGCGACGCGCGGCAGGTCGCCGGCGCGAAGACGGCCATCTGCCACGGCCTCGGCGGCATGTTCAGCGCCTCGGCGACGCTCATCTGCGGGACGGAGATCCCGTGA
- a CDS encoding glutaredoxin family protein produces MSGGGPVLLYTRTGCPHSDVLRAELAARGMAITEIDVARRRDAVPELLKLTGGRRVVPVLVDGATITVAPHGGTAF; encoded by the coding sequence GTGAGCGGGGGCGGGCCGGTCCTGCTCTACACGCGGACCGGCTGCCCGCACTCCGACGTGCTGCGCGCCGAGCTCGCGGCGCGCGGTATGGCGATCACCGAGATCGACGTCGCGCGACGGCGCGACGCGGTGCCCGAGCTCCTGAAGCTGACGGGCGGGCGGCGGGTCGTGCCGGTGCTGGTCGACGGCGCGACGATCACGGTCGCGCCGCACGGCGGCACGGCGTTCTGA
- a CDS encoding DUF2817 domain-containing protein, translated as MPIAAALLAGCALRQPPAAAPDLRTAAYSVGGQPIDVFACGRGPGGVLVLGGVHGDERGSAQLVRTLAERLRCPHDEPIMIVPTLNPDGIEAATRSNARGVDLNRNMAARSWTPRPVHGPEPLSEPESRALDDLLRAVRPVLTISVHEGDAALVDWDGPPSRAASMLAACTGLPLQRIGARPGSLGALLGADWGWPLVTIELPRTTSQLPAETAWDYYGHCLLEAIADRG; from the coding sequence GTGCCGATCGCCGCCGCCCTGCTCGCGGGCTGCGCGCTCCGTCAGCCGCCCGCCGCGGCTCCGGACCTCCGCACCGCCGCCTACTCGGTCGGCGGCCAGCCCATCGACGTCTTCGCCTGCGGGCGCGGCCCGGGCGGCGTGCTCGTCCTCGGCGGCGTGCACGGGGACGAGCGCGGCAGCGCGCAGCTCGTGCGCACGCTGGCGGAGCGCCTGCGCTGTCCACACGACGAGCCGATCATGATCGTCCCGACGCTCAATCCCGACGGCATCGAGGCGGCGACCCGCAGCAACGCGCGCGGCGTCGACCTGAACCGCAACATGGCCGCGCGCAGCTGGACGCCCCGGCCGGTGCACGGCCCGGAGCCGCTCTCGGAGCCGGAGAGCCGGGCGCTCGACGACCTGCTGCGGGCGGTCCGCCCCGTGCTGACGATCAGCGTGCACGAGGGCGACGCCGCGCTCGTCGACTGGGACGGGCCTCCCAGCAGGGCGGCGAGCATGCTCGCGGCGTGCACCGGGCTGCCGCTCCAGCGCATCGGCGCCCGGCCCGGATCGCTCGGCGCGCTCCTCGGCGCCGACTGGGGCTGGCCGCTGGTCACCATCGAGCTGCCGCGCACGACGTCGCAGCTGCCGGCGGAGACGGCGTGGGACTACTACGGCCACTGCCTGCTCGAGGCGATCGCCGACCGCGGGTGA
- a CDS encoding BON domain-containing protein — translation MRTQSARAATTPLALLLATLVLPWCTGCPQMAITTAATEAASSLADDRSMEQQAADLDTKASIDKAFLGASASLAADVDVDVYLGHVMLTGVVPTWELRRQAVELARGVAGDAIYDDLEVAAGDGIGDRASDFAVNKELGVNLLAAEGIASQSLQHRVVNGVAFIMGEAHDAGQVETARAVALQTPGVSRVVTHIFIR, via the coding sequence ATGCGAACGCAGTCCGCGCGGGCGGCGACGACGCCCCTGGCCCTCCTTCTGGCGACGCTCGTCCTCCCCTGGTGCACCGGATGCCCGCAGATGGCGATCACGACCGCGGCGACCGAGGCGGCGAGCTCGCTCGCCGACGATCGCTCCATGGAGCAGCAAGCCGCCGACCTCGACACGAAGGCGTCGATCGACAAGGCCTTCCTCGGCGCATCGGCGAGCCTGGCGGCCGACGTCGACGTCGACGTTTACCTCGGCCACGTCATGCTGACGGGCGTCGTCCCGACCTGGGAGCTCCGTCGCCAGGCGGTCGAGCTGGCGCGCGGCGTGGCCGGCGACGCGATCTACGACGACCTCGAGGTCGCCGCCGGCGACGGCATCGGCGACCGCGCGTCGGACTTCGCGGTGAACAAGGAGCTGGGCGTGAACCTGCTGGCCGCCGAGGGCATCGCCTCGCAGAGCCTCCAGCACCGCGTCGTGAACGGCGTCGCCTTCATCATGGGCGAGGCGCACGACGCGGGGCAGGTGGAGACGGCGCGCGCGGTCGCCCTGCAGACGCCGGGCGTGTCCCGGGTCGTCACCCACATCTTCATCCGCTGA
- a CDS encoding LLM class flavin-dependent oxidoreductase, with the protein MERIALSFSPLRDAQPDEIIDWSRRAEARGFAGVFIPESFNDSLAYAQAIGQATTTLLVGTAITNVYLRHPTLLAQQAAAVQAFTGGRLMLGLGVGHRPVNASLGIDMGNPIQRVRDVVALLRQAWVKGPHQPRPATPPKLLTAALAPRMIEVAGEIADGVIFNLFPLERYRKALAHLHKGMERAGRDPQAGGYEICHFTTCYLGDDRAACLHEAKRMLARYANLPFYGNMLAESGFADEVAAIRAAMKARDVGAAERAVTDAMADAVTLVGDAQHCRERLRAYGMAGAAMSIVFPNPVGESRAACVARATEAFAPA; encoded by the coding sequence ATGGAACGCATCGCCCTGTCGTTCTCGCCGCTCCGCGACGCCCAGCCCGACGAGATCATCGATTGGAGCCGCCGGGCCGAGGCGCGCGGCTTCGCCGGCGTCTTCATCCCGGAGTCGTTCAACGACTCGCTCGCCTACGCCCAGGCCATCGGCCAGGCGACGACGACGCTTCTCGTCGGGACGGCGATCACGAACGTCTATCTGCGCCATCCGACGTTGCTCGCGCAGCAGGCGGCGGCGGTGCAGGCGTTCACCGGCGGACGGCTCATGCTGGGGCTCGGCGTCGGGCACCGGCCGGTGAACGCGTCGCTCGGCATCGACATGGGCAACCCGATCCAGCGCGTCCGCGACGTCGTCGCCCTGCTGCGCCAGGCGTGGGTGAAGGGGCCGCACCAGCCGCGTCCGGCGACGCCGCCGAAGCTCCTCACCGCCGCGCTCGCGCCGCGCATGATCGAGGTCGCAGGGGAGATCGCGGACGGCGTGATCTTCAACCTCTTCCCGCTCGAGCGCTACCGCAAGGCGCTCGCCCATCTGCACAAGGGCATGGAGCGCGCCGGGCGCGACCCGCAGGCGGGCGGATACGAGATCTGCCACTTCACGACCTGCTACCTCGGCGACGACCGCGCCGCGTGCCTGCACGAGGCGAAGCGCATGCTGGCGCGCTACGCGAACCTGCCGTTCTACGGCAACATGCTCGCCGAGAGCGGCTTCGCCGACGAGGTGGCCGCGATCCGGGCGGCGATGAAGGCGCGCGACGTCGGCGCCGCGGAGAGGGCGGTCACCGACGCGATGGCGGACGCGGTGACGCTCGTCGGCGACGCGCAGCACTGCCGCGAGCGGCTGCGCGCCTACGGCATGGCCGGCGCGGCGATGTCGATCGTGTTCCCGAATCCCGTCGGCGAGTCGCGGGCGGCGTGCGTCGCGCGCGCCACCGAGGCGTTCGCGCCGGCCTGA
- a CDS encoding SDR family NAD(P)-dependent oxidoreductase, whose translation MAAQAPTTVLITGCSTGIGRATAERLAGKGFTVWASARRPEQLADLAAHGCRTVALDVCDEASMRAALATIEAQDGPVGALVNNAGYGQEGAFETTPMAEIRRQFETNVFGLVRLTQLVLPGMRRRGAGRIVNLSSMGGTLTLPGGAYYHATKHALEALSDALRFEVAGFGIQVVVVQPGPIRTAFGDTAIDAIRAAAADGGPYTGFHESLAKAIRDAYDGPMGKLALGPEAVAAVIEKALTAPRPRTRYTVTAAARMMMALRRWLPDRAFDAVLRTQIPPPQPA comes from the coding sequence ATGGCCGCGCAGGCTCCGACGACCGTCCTCATCACCGGCTGCTCCACCGGCATCGGCCGCGCCACCGCCGAGCGCCTCGCCGGCAAGGGCTTCACCGTGTGGGCATCGGCCCGCCGCCCCGAGCAGCTCGCCGACCTCGCCGCGCACGGCTGCCGCACCGTCGCGCTCGACGTCTGCGACGAAGCCTCGATGCGGGCCGCGCTCGCGACCATCGAGGCGCAGGACGGCCCGGTCGGCGCGCTCGTGAACAACGCCGGCTACGGCCAGGAGGGCGCGTTCGAAACCACGCCGATGGCCGAGATCCGCCGCCAGTTCGAGACCAACGTCTTCGGGCTCGTGCGCCTGACCCAGCTCGTCCTCCCGGGCATGCGGCGGCGCGGCGCCGGCCGCATCGTCAACCTGAGCTCGATGGGCGGCACGCTCACTCTGCCCGGCGGCGCCTACTACCACGCGACCAAGCACGCACTGGAGGCGCTGAGCGACGCGCTCCGCTTCGAGGTCGCCGGCTTCGGCATCCAGGTGGTCGTCGTCCAGCCGGGCCCGATCCGCACCGCCTTCGGCGACACCGCCATCGACGCGATCCGCGCCGCCGCGGCGGACGGCGGCCCGTACACCGGCTTCCACGAGAGCCTCGCGAAGGCGATCCGCGACGCCTACGACGGCCCGATGGGCAAGCTCGCGCTCGGCCCCGAGGCCGTCGCCGCGGTCATCGAGAAGGCGCTGACGGCGCCGCGGCCGCGCACGCGCTACACCGTCACCGCGGCCGCGCGCATGATGATGGCGCTGCGCCGCTGGCTGCCGGACCGCGCCTTCGACGCCGTGCTGCGCACGCAGATCCCGCCGCCGCAGCCGGCCTGA
- a CDS encoding TetR/AcrR family transcriptional regulator, translated as MPTARPRPDSRARILAGALERFTAYGYRRTALEDIAQAAGLSRASVYVHFRNKEDVFRALARQLHTEGLAAAESAAAADGPLAVRLRALFTAKLTPVATLARTSPHAAELLDENDRVAGDVAAEFRKRLVRVLARLVAAAIAAGEVDPARVGLSARGAAELIVDGVKGIEIASAAAAATPAQLTRRVGQLVDLVVAGLALPAPIPHGRRA; from the coding sequence ATGCCGACGGCCCGCCCGCGCCCCGACAGCCGCGCCCGCATCCTCGCCGGGGCGCTCGAGCGCTTCACGGCGTACGGCTACCGCCGCACCGCCCTCGAGGACATCGCCCAGGCGGCGGGCCTGTCGCGCGCCTCGGTCTACGTCCACTTCCGCAACAAGGAGGACGTGTTCCGCGCGCTGGCGCGGCAGCTGCACACCGAGGGGCTGGCCGCCGCCGAGTCCGCCGCGGCGGCCGACGGCCCGCTCGCGGTTCGGCTGCGGGCGCTGTTCACCGCCAAGCTCACACCGGTGGCGACGCTGGCGCGCACGTCGCCCCACGCGGCGGAGCTGCTCGACGAGAACGACCGCGTCGCCGGCGACGTCGCGGCGGAGTTCCGCAAACGCCTGGTGCGCGTGCTCGCGCGCCTGGTCGCCGCGGCGATCGCCGCGGGCGAGGTCGATCCGGCCCGGGTCGGGCTCTCGGCGCGCGGCGCCGCGGAGCTGATCGTCGACGGGGTGAAGGGCATCGAGATCGCGAGCGCGGCGGCGGCGGCGACGCCGGCACAGCTCACCCGCCGCGTCGGGCAGCTCGTCGATCTCGTCGTGGCCGGGCTCGCGCTGCCCGCGCCGATCCCGCACGGGCGTCGGGCCTGA